One part of the Rhea pennata isolate bPtePen1 chromosome 29, bPtePen1.pri, whole genome shotgun sequence genome encodes these proteins:
- the LOC134152188 gene encoding zinc finger protein 740-like isoform X1 has translation MSAKWRASLLACEGLSGVCLVPTVASKKMMPKQSSKQAENGERGSSPDVLGLRPDGEKSRSRKEEETAEASQPKKSIKKRRERAAGAEGQSRSSLRGSRLDSQVVVIEQNGSFQLRIPKNFICEHCYGAFRSSYHLKRHILIHTGEKPFECDVCDMRFIQKYHLERHKRVHSGEKPYQCERCMQSFSRTDRLLRHKRMCQGCQTKTPDSQLLL, from the exons GCGAGCCTCCTGGCCTGCGAAGGCCTCTCTGGAGTGTGCCTCGTGCCAACGGTGGCCAGCAAGAAGATGATGCCAAAACAGAGCTCTAAACAGGCGGAGAACggggagagaggaagcagcCCGGACGTGCTG GGTCTCCGTCCGGACGGTGAGAAGTCTCGCAGCCGCAAAGAGGAGGAGACAGCCGAAGCTTCGCAGCCAAAAAAGTCCATTAAAAAG CGTCGTgagcgggcggccggcgccgaAGGACAGAGCCGCTCCTCGCTGAGAGGATCTCGACTCGACAGCCAG GTGGTGGTGATTGAACAGAACGGCTCCTTCCAGCTGAGGATCCCCAAGAACTTCATCTGCGAGCACTGCTACGGGGCCTTTCGCAGCAGCTATCACCTCAAGAGACACATCCTCATCCACACGG GCGAGAAGCCCTTCGAGTGCGACGTGTGCGACATGCGCTTCATCCAGAAGTACCACCTGGAGCGCCACAAGCGCGTGCACAGCGGGGAGAAACCCTACCAGTGCGAGCGCTGCATGCAG AGCTTCTCCAGGACAGACAGGCTGCTTAGACACAAACGAATGTGCCAAGGTTGCCAAACCAAAACCCCTGACTCGCAGCTGCTGCTCTAG
- the LOC134152188 gene encoding zinc finger protein 740-like isoform X2, translating to MAQASLLACEGLSGVCLVPTVASKKMMPKQSSKQAENGERGSSPDVLGLRPDGEKSRSRKEEETAEASQPKKSIKKRRERAAGAEGQSRSSLRGSRLDSQVVVIEQNGSFQLRIPKNFICEHCYGAFRSSYHLKRHILIHTGEKPFECDVCDMRFIQKYHLERHKRVHSGEKPYQCERCMQSFSRTDRLLRHKRMCQGCQTKTPDSQLLL from the exons GCGAGCCTCCTGGCCTGCGAAGGCCTCTCTGGAGTGTGCCTCGTGCCAACGGTGGCCAGCAAGAAGATGATGCCAAAACAGAGCTCTAAACAGGCGGAGAACggggagagaggaagcagcCCGGACGTGCTG GGTCTCCGTCCGGACGGTGAGAAGTCTCGCAGCCGCAAAGAGGAGGAGACAGCCGAAGCTTCGCAGCCAAAAAAGTCCATTAAAAAG CGTCGTgagcgggcggccggcgccgaAGGACAGAGCCGCTCCTCGCTGAGAGGATCTCGACTCGACAGCCAG GTGGTGGTGATTGAACAGAACGGCTCCTTCCAGCTGAGGATCCCCAAGAACTTCATCTGCGAGCACTGCTACGGGGCCTTTCGCAGCAGCTATCACCTCAAGAGACACATCCTCATCCACACGG GCGAGAAGCCCTTCGAGTGCGACGTGTGCGACATGCGCTTCATCCAGAAGTACCACCTGGAGCGCCACAAGCGCGTGCACAGCGGGGAGAAACCCTACCAGTGCGAGCGCTGCATGCAG AGCTTCTCCAGGACAGACAGGCTGCTTAGACACAAACGAATGTGCCAAGGTTGCCAAACCAAAACCCCTGACTCGCAGCTGCTGCTCTAG
- the LOC134152188 gene encoding zinc finger protein 740-like isoform X3, with product MSAKWRASLLACEGLSGVCLVPTVASKKMMPKQSSKQAENGERGSSPDVLGLRPDGEKSRSRKEEETAEASQPKKSIKKVVVIEQNGSFQLRIPKNFICEHCYGAFRSSYHLKRHILIHTGEKPFECDVCDMRFIQKYHLERHKRVHSGEKPYQCERCMQSFSRTDRLLRHKRMCQGCQTKTPDSQLLL from the exons GCGAGCCTCCTGGCCTGCGAAGGCCTCTCTGGAGTGTGCCTCGTGCCAACGGTGGCCAGCAAGAAGATGATGCCAAAACAGAGCTCTAAACAGGCGGAGAACggggagagaggaagcagcCCGGACGTGCTG GGTCTCCGTCCGGACGGTGAGAAGTCTCGCAGCCGCAAAGAGGAGGAGACAGCCGAAGCTTCGCAGCCAAAAAAGTCCATTAAAAAG GTGGTGGTGATTGAACAGAACGGCTCCTTCCAGCTGAGGATCCCCAAGAACTTCATCTGCGAGCACTGCTACGGGGCCTTTCGCAGCAGCTATCACCTCAAGAGACACATCCTCATCCACACGG GCGAGAAGCCCTTCGAGTGCGACGTGTGCGACATGCGCTTCATCCAGAAGTACCACCTGGAGCGCCACAAGCGCGTGCACAGCGGGGAGAAACCCTACCAGTGCGAGCGCTGCATGCAG AGCTTCTCCAGGACAGACAGGCTGCTTAGACACAAACGAATGTGCCAAGGTTGCCAAACCAAAACCCCTGACTCGCAGCTGCTGCTCTAG